The sequence below is a genomic window from Marmota flaviventris isolate mMarFla1 chromosome 9, mMarFla1.hap1, whole genome shotgun sequence.
CTATAGTTTCGGGAGCCGAGGTCCGAGACATCCACCTCATTGCCGTGGCCCTCTCCCAGTGAGACACCACCTGTACGCAGTGGAGCTGGTGGCTCCCCAAAGACAGGTCCTTGTACACCTGCCAGGGACCACAAGGCATGAGGCTGGGCTGTCTACAGCCTGCCCCACTGCCTGGGGTTCACACCTGCTTACCCCCAGCCATGGTGGCaccagaggcccagggaggcctTGGGCCACAGCAACTTCCGGGAGAGGCAGTGAGaaacttctggggctggggtgggggaatcAAACCTCATGGGCTGCAGGGGCTTTCCATGGGGGGAAGTCCTCCACCCCTTCACCCCAGGCTGGGTGCCTCAGGTCAGGGATGGGGACGGATGGGCATACCCAGGTCTCCCTCAGGGTCAGGGTCCAGCTCAGGCTCCAGGGCCCCGCCCTCCACAGGGCCTCGCACGATCAGCATGGGGTCCTTGTCCTCCTGTAGCCGCGTCTGAGGGTCTCCCTCCACTGGCCTGTACTGCACCTTCCGCGGCAGCGCAAGCTGTAGCTCTTTCCAAAAGTCGGAGGAAGGTGTCTGGGggccaagtgtgtgtgtggggggggtgtcaGCGTGAATATGTGCATGCAAATCCGAAGCCCTGGCCACCCTGGTCCCAAAGAACAGTGCCAGTGCTGACCCAGAGGTCCCCAGGTCTGGCAGTGTACCATCAAAACCCCACCCTGCGCTGCCCACACCTCCTGCCCACCAGCGCGCACCACAGAGCCAGGCCTCCAGAGCAGCAGGGTCACCAGGTGGCGGTGCTGGCGCAGCAGGTGCAGCGCGGGGTGCGTGGGGTCGCGCCTCTGGCCCTCGAAGGTGACGAAGATGGGTCTGCGCGTGAGCTCCAGCAGTCTGCACAGGCCCTCCCTGCGGGAGTGGGACCGTCAGGCGCGGTGCGGCGCGGGGGGGCCCCCCCCATCCCGCGCGGGACGCACCGGAAGCTGTGGCTGCACCAGGCCCGGCCCAGGAAGGCGTCCGAGAGAACCACGATGAGGCGGCGGCAGCGGCTCAGGTTCACCAGGAGGTCCGCCGAGGGCTCTGCGAACCGGCGCGGGAGGGAGCGCGAGTGAGGGGAGGGGCCCTCGCAACACGGGGGCGGGGCCAGAGGTGAGGGCGGGGCTCTGTGGGGGCGGGGCCGGCGGAGAGGGCGGGGCGCTACCCGCGTGAGGCAGGAGGTCGCGGTCATCCAGGAAGAGCTTGTAGCCGCGACGACGCTCCAGCTGTGGCTTCAGGATGAAGTTCACAAACTTGCGGTCCTCGGGACAGTCGCTGTAGGAGACGTAGGCGTCGTAGAGCTTCCCGTCTGTGGACAGGGGCCAGTCAGCCGCAGCCACTTCCAAGACCTTGTGTCGCCCTCTCCCCATGCCTCAGAGTCCCCAGGCCAGGCACCTCTCCCAACTTATACACCAGGTCCTGGACTTTTTCCCCTGCTTTCCACCCAAGCGCTGTGTCTGCTCTCCCGGGCCACACGGAGTCACACCCCCCTTCCGGCTTGCGCACCCCAGACCCTCAGGGACTACAGCCTTCCTGCCCCTACCTGCAAGGAAGAACTCCCTCTACCCAGGGCTGAGCCTGGCCCTGCCTCTTCAGGACTGAGGGGGACACTGCTTCCTTTCTTGTCCCAGCGGAACCCAGCACATCCACCTCCCTGAACTCACCGTTCACCTCCACCTCCCCGTATGTGTCTTGGTACCAAAGTAGCACATTGAGGCGACACTTAACGTAGAGCAGCACAGCCAACAGCAGAGCCAGCAGGACTAGGAGGGAGGCCAGTACCGCAGCTACGTGGCCTGCGGGGCCTGTAGACAGTGTGGACCTGAATGGCTGCCCCTCCAGACTCAAGGTCCCTAGGTACCCCCTATCTTATGTCCCCATATGCCCTCCTCACCAACTCTCTGGAGAATGAAGGAAGAGGAGCTGACATTCTGGACAGAGCAGGTGTAGGCCCCATAGTCCTCATCGCTGGTCAAGTTGACCCCCAGAATACTGGATATGAGCATCTCTGAGAAGTTCGCCTTGACCCTGGGAAAACCAAGCTAAACTCTTGGGGCCTGAAAGCATCACTGGATGTCCCAGGGATCCTTCTGTCTGGGACTCATCCAGGAAGCTGCAGATTTGGGCTTCCTGGGTAGTTCTTGAGCCATAAGCTAAGAGAAATGGCCAGAACCTAGAAGCGTCTGTTCTGAGACAGTTACCTTAAAACTGAGTCTGGATCCAGGGGGCTCCTCTGAGCTCAGATTTGACTGGATGGTCAATACCTCACTCAAGTCCTAGGATTCTGATGGCACACACAGCCCTGGGCCGTCTATAAGATGAATGTCTACAGGGTCATGAAAATGCCAAGATCTGTCCCTGTGGTCACTGACCTTCATCTGTATCCACAGGGGCACTCTGCCCATGTCAGACTGGCCAGTCAGTATTCAGCCCATATCCAGGTGGTTACAGACAAGGGTGTGGTTGCTTTGACCCTGGACACCCCAGTCTCTTACCAGAAATCCTCATGGAGGACGTAGTCACTTCCATTGCCCAGTGGAAGCCCATCTTTTAGCCACTGGACTGAAGGCTGTGGGCAAGAAGGCCCAGGGACCACCCAAGCTGTGCAGTTCAGTGTGACTGTACTACCCAGGGAAGGCCCCAGGAGCTGGTCTTCAGAGGGGGAGAGGAAGTCAGGGGCCCTGTCACAGACTCCTGTAGAGAGAGGACACAGTGGGTCAGTTCATCCACAGGTGGTCTGTGGTCTAGGAAGA
It includes:
- the Sigirr gene encoding single Ig IL-1-related receptor isoform X1, with product MAGVCDRAPDFLSPSEDQLLGPSLGSTVTLNCTAWVVPGPSCPQPSVQWLKDGLPLGNGSDYVLHEDFWVKANFSEMLISSILGVNLTSDEDYGAYTCSVQNVSSSSFILQRVGPAGHVAAVLASLLVLLALLLAVLLYVKCRLNVLLWYQDTYGEVEVNDGKLYDAYVSYSDCPEDRKFVNFILKPQLERRRGYKLFLDDRDLLPHAEPSADLLVNLSRCRRLIVVLSDAFLGRAWCSHSFREGLCRLLELTRRPIFVTFEGQRRDPTHPALHLLRQHRHLVTLLLWRPGSVTPSSDFWKELQLALPRKVQYRPVEGDPQTRLQEDKDPMLIVRGPVEGGALEPELDPDPEGDLGVQGPVFGEPPAPLRTGGVSLGEGHGNEVDVSDLGSRNYSARTDFYCLVSEDDV
- the Sigirr gene encoding single Ig IL-1-related receptor isoform X2 translates to MLISSILGVNLTSDEDYGAYTCSVQNVSSSSFILQRVGPAGHVAAVLASLLVLLALLLAVLLYVKCRLNVLLWYQDTYGEVEVNDGKLYDAYVSYSDCPEDRKFVNFILKPQLERRRGYKLFLDDRDLLPHAEPSADLLVNLSRCRRLIVVLSDAFLGRAWCSHSFREGLCRLLELTRRPIFVTFEGQRRDPTHPALHLLRQHRHLVTLLLWRPGSVTPSSDFWKELQLALPRKVQYRPVEGDPQTRLQEDKDPMLIVRGPVEGGALEPELDPDPEGDLGVQGPVFGEPPAPLRTGGVSLGEGHGNEVDVSDLGSRNYSARTDFYCLVSEDDV